A genomic stretch from Colwellia sp. Arc7-635 includes:
- a CDS encoding RidA family protein has translation MKTIISTDNAPSAIGTYSQAVKVNNTVYLSGQIPLVPETMEVISEDFTEQTQQVFKNLVAVCEAAGGNINDIVKVNIFLQDLTNFATVNEIMSQYFQQPYPARAAVQVARLPKDVAIEIDGIMELPNYS, from the coding sequence ATGAAAACCATTATCAGTACAGACAACGCACCGAGTGCAATTGGTACTTATAGCCAAGCCGTTAAAGTTAATAATACGGTTTATTTATCAGGCCAAATTCCTTTAGTTCCTGAAACTATGGAAGTTATCTCTGAAGATTTTACTGAGCAAACTCAACAAGTATTTAAGAATCTAGTCGCGGTATGTGAAGCGGCTGGTGGCAATATTAATGACATAGTAAAAGTGAATATATTTTTACAAGACTTGACTAATTTTGCGACAGTAAACGAAATTATGAGTCAGTATTTTCAACAGCCATATCCAGCAAGAGCCGCAGTGCAAGTAGCAAGATTACCAAAAGATGTTGCTATCGAAATTGACGGCATTATGGAATTACCAAACTACAGCTAA
- the trmH gene encoding tRNA (guanosine(18)-2'-O)-methyltransferase TrmH produces the protein MTPDRLQRINNMLDQRQPDLTVCMEGVHKTHNLAAVVRTADAVGVSDVHAVWKNETMRLSGGSAAGSQNWIDVHDYSKTEDAINELKKQGMQVLVTNLSDTAVDFREIDYTKPTAIILGQEKFGASEKALEMADQDIVIPMVGMVQSLNVSVACSVVLYEAQRQRQAAGLYQQARISHARRQRILFEGGHPIFASACQRKGLPYPEIDELGEIVASEQWWQQMQMTQSAWNDSKQ, from the coding sequence ATGACGCCCGATAGACTACAACGAATTAACAATATGTTAGATCAACGCCAACCTGATTTAACGGTATGTATGGAGGGTGTACACAAAACCCATAATTTAGCAGCCGTTGTGCGTACAGCTGATGCTGTGGGTGTGAGCGACGTGCATGCGGTATGGAAAAATGAAACCATGCGCCTTTCCGGTGGTAGCGCTGCAGGTAGTCAAAATTGGATAGATGTTCACGATTACAGTAAGACCGAAGACGCCATCAATGAATTAAAGAAACAAGGCATGCAAGTGCTAGTAACAAACTTATCAGATACCGCCGTCGATTTTCGTGAAATTGATTATACTAAACCAACAGCCATTATTCTTGGCCAAGAAAAGTTTGGTGCATCTGAAAAAGCACTTGAAATGGCCGACCAAGATATCGTTATTCCCATGGTTGGCATGGTGCAGTCATTAAATGTTTCTGTCGCTTGTTCTGTAGTATTGTATGAAGCTCAACGCCAGCGCCAAGCAGCAGGTTTATATCAACAAGCCCGAATAAGCCATGCTCGTCGTCAGCGTATATTATTTGAAGGTGGCCACCCTATTTTTGCCAGTGCTTGTCAGCGAAAAGGACTACCTTATCCAGAAATCGATGAATTAGGTGAAATTGTTGCATCAGAGCAATGGTGGCAACAAATGCAAATGACCCAAAGTGCTTGGAACGATAGTAAGCAATAA
- the recG gene encoding ATP-dependent DNA helicase RecG yields MEALTNLARVPVTTLKGVGPGMASKLEKIGLVSVQDLLFHLPLRYEDRTRITDVRALMPGMYTNIIGEVTQNEIVQGKRRMMLVTINDGTGSINLRFFHFSASQKNSLAVGLNIRCYGEVNRGMRGYEMVHPEYKALEQDQPLSPAEETLTPVYSTTDGLRQISLRNLTEQALNRLQRGQVEELLPADISQFQYSLAEALALIHRPPPDTSVVLMEEGKHPAQLRLIKEELLAHNLSMLKLRASSDHHPAVSLAIDEALEKKFLASLPFSPTGAQARVTKEIRQDLLKHMPMMRLVQGDVGSGKTLVAALAALSALGQGFQVALMAPTEILAEQHAINFKKWFEPLNISVGWLVGKTKAKARRQALEAIANGDMQMVIGTHALFQEQVIFNKLALIVIDEQHKFGVHQRLSLREKGAWQGNYPHQLIMTATPIPRTLAMTAYADLDTSVIDELPPGRTPITTIALPDSRRDDVVERIRQGCTNDNRQAYWVCTLIEESEVLQCQAAEDTAVYLQAQLSELKIGLVHGRMKADEKQAVMERFKLGELDLLVATTVIEVGVDVPNSSLMVIENPERLGLAQLHQLRGRVGRGSVASHCVLMYKAPLTKTATKRLNVLRESNDGFVIAQKDLEIRGPGELLGTKQTGLADLKIADLQRDAHLIPEVQQHARLIWQKYPEKANALIDRWLANREKYSNA; encoded by the coding sequence ATGGAAGCATTAACTAATTTAGCCCGAGTTCCTGTCACCACATTAAAAGGTGTTGGGCCGGGTATGGCGAGTAAGTTGGAAAAAATCGGTTTAGTGTCAGTGCAAGATTTGCTCTTTCATTTACCGCTGCGCTACGAAGACCGTACACGTATTACTGATGTTCGTGCTCTTATGCCTGGTATGTACACTAATATCATTGGTGAGGTCACGCAAAACGAGATAGTCCAAGGTAAGCGCAGAATGATGCTAGTCACCATCAACGATGGTACCGGTAGTATTAATTTACGTTTTTTTCACTTTTCTGCCAGTCAAAAAAATAGCCTTGCTGTAGGTCTTAATATTCGCTGTTATGGCGAAGTTAATCGCGGTATGCGCGGTTATGAAATGGTACATCCTGAGTACAAAGCTCTTGAACAGGATCAGCCACTAAGTCCCGCTGAGGAAACGTTAACACCGGTTTATTCAACCACTGATGGCTTACGTCAAATTTCATTACGTAATCTCACTGAACAAGCACTTAATCGTTTACAACGTGGCCAAGTTGAAGAGTTACTCCCTGCTGATATAAGCCAATTTCAATATAGTTTAGCTGAGGCACTAGCCCTGATTCACCGTCCACCACCAGACACTTCTGTGGTGTTAATGGAAGAAGGTAAACACCCAGCTCAACTCAGACTAATCAAAGAAGAACTACTAGCGCACAACCTCAGCATGTTAAAATTACGTGCGTCGAGCGATCACCATCCCGCCGTTTCTTTAGCCATAGACGAAGCACTTGAGAAAAAATTCTTAGCGAGTCTTCCGTTTTCACCAACCGGTGCACAAGCAAGAGTGACTAAAGAAATCCGCCAAGACCTACTCAAACACATGCCAATGATGCGCTTAGTTCAAGGCGACGTTGGCTCAGGTAAAACATTGGTCGCAGCCTTAGCGGCACTCTCTGCTCTAGGCCAAGGCTTTCAGGTCGCTTTAATGGCACCAACAGAAATACTTGCTGAACAACATGCGATTAATTTTAAAAAGTGGTTCGAACCACTGAATATTTCTGTTGGCTGGTTGGTTGGAAAAACTAAAGCAAAAGCGAGAAGGCAGGCATTAGAAGCTATCGCCAATGGTGATATGCAGATGGTAATTGGTACACACGCCTTGTTTCAAGAACAGGTAATATTTAACAAATTAGCACTGATTGTGATTGATGAGCAGCATAAGTTTGGTGTTCATCAACGTTTATCGTTACGTGAAAAAGGCGCATGGCAGGGAAATTATCCACACCAGTTAATTATGACCGCCACACCTATTCCTCGTACATTAGCCATGACCGCTTATGCAGATTTAGATACTTCAGTTATTGACGAATTACCACCTGGTCGAACACCGATTACCACCATTGCCTTGCCAGACTCTCGTCGTGACGATGTCGTTGAACGTATTCGACAAGGCTGTACTAATGACAATCGTCAAGCCTATTGGGTTTGTACGCTGATTGAAGAGTCCGAAGTATTACAATGCCAAGCGGCAGAAGATACGGCGGTCTATTTGCAGGCGCAATTATCTGAGCTAAAAATTGGCTTAGTACACGGTCGTATGAAAGCCGACGAAAAACAGGCAGTAATGGAACGCTTTAAACTCGGCGAGCTCGACCTATTAGTAGCAACAACCGTAATAGAAGTAGGTGTAGACGTACCTAATTCAAGCTTAATGGTGATTGAAAACCCTGAACGCTTGGGGCTAGCGCAATTGCACCAACTTCGCGGCCGTGTTGGTCGTGGTTCAGTCGCTTCTCATTGTGTACTAATGTACAAAGCTCCTTTAACGAAAACAGCAACTAAACGCCTGAATGTCCTTAGAGAAAGCAACGATGGCTTTGTCATCGCGCAAAAAGATCTTGAAATTAGGGGGCCTGGGGAGTTGTTAGGCACTAAACAAACAGGTCTTGCTGACCTAAAAATTGCCGACCTCCAACGAGATGCTCATTTAATTCCTGAAGTACAGCAACATGCTCGCCTGATATGGCAAAAATACCCCGAAAAAGCTAATGCACTCATTGATCGCTGGCTAGCAAATCGTGAAAAATATTCGAATGCTTAA
- the ubiE gene encoding bifunctional demethylmenaquinone methyltransferase/2-methoxy-6-polyprenyl-1,4-benzoquinol methylase UbiE: MSAHDQNHQVNNDNSDENTTHFGFQTVEKNEKESKVASVFHSVAQQYDVMNDLMSFGIHRLWKRFTIDASGVRPGNKVLDLAGGTGDLTAKFSQLVGREGKVILADINSSMLNVGRDKLRDRGLVQNIEYVQANAQYLPFEDNTFDIITIAFGLRNVTDKDMALRSMYRVLKPGGRLLVLEFSKPEHELVNKAYDFYSFNILPKMGELVAKDGESYQYLAESIRMHPDQETLKSMMDAAGFEQTSFKNLTGGVVALHKGYKF; this comes from the coding sequence ATGTCAGCACACGATCAAAATCATCAAGTTAACAACGATAATAGTGACGAAAATACGACTCACTTTGGCTTTCAAACTGTCGAAAAAAATGAAAAAGAGTCGAAAGTTGCTAGTGTTTTTCATTCGGTCGCTCAGCAATACGATGTGATGAATGACTTGATGTCATTTGGTATTCATCGATTATGGAAACGTTTTACTATCGATGCCAGTGGCGTTCGCCCCGGCAACAAAGTATTAGATTTAGCTGGTGGCACAGGCGACTTAACAGCAAAGTTTTCACAACTTGTTGGCCGTGAAGGTAAAGTTATATTAGCCGATATCAATAGCTCGATGCTTAATGTTGGTCGCGATAAATTACGCGACCGCGGACTAGTACAGAATATTGAATACGTACAAGCCAATGCACAGTATTTACCATTCGAAGATAATACTTTTGATATTATCACCATAGCTTTTGGCTTAAGAAACGTTACCGATAAAGATATGGCACTGCGTTCGATGTATCGTGTGTTAAAGCCGGGTGGACGTTTACTGGTATTAGAGTTTTCTAAACCAGAGCATGAGCTAGTTAACAAAGCCTATGATTTCTATTCTTTTAACATTTTGCCTAAGATGGGTGAATTGGTGGCAAAAGATGGTGAAAGTTATCAGTATTTAGCAGAGTCTATTCGTATGCATCCTGATCAAGAAACCTTGAAAAGTATGATGGACGCAGCAGGCTTTGAACAAACCAGTTTTAAAAACTTAACCGGTGGTGTGGTTGCATTGCACAAAGGTTATAAATTTTAA
- a CDS encoding SCP2 sterol-binding domain-containing protein: MRDPISQQLMFAQTLSAILETVINQFMRYNLHGTLALKPLSGKTLTVKLTELPFPLSFTISNEKIHVSTNDEHNDCCLITSISTLIELNEEQQLTDLIKNDKLDLQGDLRVAQRFANIAETLDIDWQSELAKRIGDIPTYKLGQLGRKLLNKLKFASSQIQADASEWLIHEKRLVVTAAELDFFNQDVAAIEQKTSVLKQRIETLIAQQNTLS; the protein is encoded by the coding sequence ATGCGCGATCCTATCAGCCAGCAACTCATGTTTGCTCAGACCTTAAGTGCCATACTCGAAACCGTTATTAATCAGTTTATGCGCTATAACTTACATGGCACTCTGGCTTTAAAGCCTTTGTCTGGGAAAACATTAACGGTAAAGCTTACGGAATTACCCTTTCCATTAAGCTTTACGATAAGTAATGAAAAAATTCATGTCAGCACCAATGATGAACACAACGATTGCTGTTTAATTACCAGTATCAGTACATTGATTGAGTTGAATGAGGAACAGCAACTCACTGATTTAATTAAAAATGATAAATTAGATTTGCAAGGTGATTTAAGAGTGGCTCAACGCTTTGCCAATATAGCCGAAACTCTCGATATTGATTGGCAAAGTGAGTTAGCAAAACGTATTGGTGATATACCTACCTACAAATTAGGGCAACTAGGCCGTAAGCTATTAAATAAGCTAAAATTTGCCAGCAGTCAGATCCAAGCTGACGCCAGTGAATGGCTAATACACGAGAAACGCTTGGTCGTAACGGCAGCAGAATTAGATTTTTTCAATCAAGATGTTGCAGCCATAGAGCAAAAAACTTCAGTTTTAAAACAACGTATTGAGACATTAATTGCTCAACAAAATACATTATCATAA
- the ubiB gene encoding ubiquinone biosynthesis regulatory protein kinase UbiB, which produces MSSKRLYTIVKTFLQFGLDEILPKKYLPWYVKIARNCLFWLRNKHSDKTQAQRFRLAIESLGPVFVKFGQMLSTRRDLLPDDFARELALLQDKVPAFSGEEAEKIIIAAIGAELFTEQFKDFELTPLASASIAQVHTATMLQPNGEQEVVLKVLRPNIEKTILADIDVMSVFAKIVARWLPDGKRLRPVEVVGEYKKTIIEELDLNREASNAIQLKRNFSQGHDSDNVLYVPEVYSEYCSKNVMVMERIYGIGVGEIETLQAKNVDMKLLAERGVEVFFTQVFRDSFFHADMHPGNVFVDATTPADPTWIAIDCGIVGTLNREDKRYLAENFVAFFNRDYRKVAQLHVDSGWVPSNTSVDEFEFAIRTVCEPIFNKPLSEISFGQVLVNLFNTARRFNMEVQPQLVLLQKTLLYIEGLGRQLYPALDLWQTAKPFLENWVKEQMGVKAVFNKIKDNLPFWNEKLPEIPDLVYDYLKTNREAQRQQLVALQQMQLQQQQNNKQKTILIVIATLAICLTISFT; this is translated from the coding sequence GTGAGTAGTAAACGTTTATACACAATAGTAAAAACTTTTCTTCAGTTTGGGCTTGATGAGATTTTACCGAAAAAATACTTACCTTGGTACGTAAAAATCGCTCGCAACTGTTTATTTTGGTTACGTAATAAACATAGCGATAAAACCCAAGCACAACGTTTTCGATTAGCGATAGAATCATTAGGGCCGGTATTTGTAAAGTTCGGACAAATGCTATCAACTCGTCGAGATTTACTTCCTGATGACTTTGCTAGAGAGCTCGCTTTATTGCAAGATAAGGTGCCTGCATTTTCCGGCGAAGAAGCCGAGAAAATAATTATAGCGGCTATTGGCGCAGAGCTTTTTACTGAGCAATTTAAAGACTTCGAACTAACGCCATTAGCATCGGCTTCTATAGCGCAGGTGCATACGGCAACGATGTTACAGCCAAATGGCGAACAAGAAGTTGTGTTAAAAGTGTTACGACCAAACATTGAAAAAACTATTTTAGCTGATATTGATGTCATGTCGGTATTTGCCAAAATTGTTGCTCGTTGGTTACCCGACGGAAAACGCTTACGGCCTGTTGAAGTTGTTGGTGAATACAAAAAAACCATCATAGAAGAATTAGATTTAAACCGTGAGGCGAGTAATGCCATTCAGCTAAAACGTAATTTTAGCCAAGGGCATGATAGCGATAACGTACTCTACGTACCTGAAGTTTATAGCGAATACTGTTCAAAAAACGTAATGGTAATGGAGCGAATTTACGGTATTGGCGTTGGCGAGATTGAGACTTTACAAGCAAAAAATGTCGATATGAAACTACTTGCAGAACGTGGCGTAGAGGTATTTTTTACCCAAGTGTTCCGTGATAGCTTTTTTCATGCAGATATGCACCCTGGTAATGTTTTTGTTGATGCGACTACGCCGGCTGATCCTACATGGATTGCCATTGATTGCGGTATTGTCGGCACTTTAAACCGTGAAGACAAACGCTATTTAGCGGAAAATTTTGTCGCCTTTTTCAATCGTGATTACCGTAAAGTTGCCCAACTACATGTCGATTCAGGCTGGGTACCCAGCAACACTAGCGTCGATGAATTTGAATTTGCTATTCGTACCGTTTGCGAACCAATATTCAACAAGCCGCTATCGGAAATATCTTTTGGCCAAGTATTAGTTAATCTTTTTAACACCGCACGTCGTTTTAATATGGAAGTGCAACCACAGCTGGTTTTACTACAAAAAACATTACTCTACATTGAAGGTTTAGGCCGTCAACTCTACCCTGCCTTAGATCTTTGGCAAACAGCCAAACCGTTTTTAGAAAACTGGGTTAAAGAACAAATGGGCGTTAAGGCCGTTTTTAATAAGATAAAAGACAACTTGCCTTTTTGGAATGAAAAACTGCCTGAAATTCCTGATTTAGTCTACGATTACTTAAAAACCAATCGCGAAGCACAACGCCAGCAACTAGTGGCATTGCAACAAATGCAACTACAGCAGCAACAAAACAACAAGCAAAAAACAATACTGATCGTTATCGCTACGCTCGCCATTTGCTTGACCATTAGCTTTACTTAA
- a CDS encoding DUF1456 family protein, which translates to MTNNEVLHHIRYIFDLNNDQTAAIFQLAECPKKDDEINDFLRKNGETSFTRIADNVLASFLDGLIIECRGAKEGAQAQLDQAVNNNIVFNKVKIALALKAEDIITLLESAELTLSKHELSAFFRKPDHKHFRVCNDDTLLKFFNGLHLKNRQEVKEIKE; encoded by the coding sequence ATGACTAACAACGAAGTTTTACATCATATTCGTTATATATTTGATTTGAATAATGACCAAACAGCGGCTATTTTTCAGCTTGCCGAATGTCCAAAAAAGGATGATGAAATTAACGATTTTTTACGTAAAAATGGTGAAACTTCATTTACACGTATAGCTGACAACGTACTTGCAAGCTTTTTAGACGGCTTAATCATCGAATGTCGTGGTGCAAAAGAAGGCGCACAAGCTCAGTTAGACCAAGCCGTAAATAACAACATTGTCTTTAACAAAGTAAAAATCGCATTGGCTTTAAAAGCCGAAGATATTATTACTTTACTTGAGTCTGCAGAGTTAACATTAAGCAAGCATGAGCTTAGTGCTTTTTTCCGTAAACCTGATCACAAACATTTTCGTGTCTGTAATGATGATACATTGTTGAAATTCTTTAATGGCTTACACTTAAAAAATCGACAAGAAGTTAAAGAAATAAAAGAATAG
- a CDS encoding transporter substrate-binding domain-containing protein, translated as MSVIKTITLSTISLSLYLCCVVLSHAQEKPLLFLTEELPPYHFIDSQGEVAGAFVEIIQATLVQANLSGKIEIQPLARTFKATKNQSNTFMLSLLKTPNRVDDFQWVGQIYESYAVLVGLESRPEIELATLESAKPYMIGTVRGYHSEYFLRENGYVENENLSLSVTSKHLWAMLFNKRIDLVLTNYMALDRDIKKAGFDAANIKPYLSLPNFPNKLHIATGLTTPAVTVEKLSVALSEIKKSGLYQNILTKYNL; from the coding sequence ATGTCGGTTATAAAAACAATAACTTTATCCACAATATCTTTATCGCTTTATTTATGTTGCGTAGTGCTTAGTCATGCCCAAGAAAAACCTCTACTATTTCTGACGGAGGAATTACCGCCTTATCATTTTATTGACAGCCAAGGTGAAGTCGCTGGCGCTTTCGTTGAGATAATACAAGCCACGCTTGTGCAGGCCAATCTATCTGGAAAAATTGAAATTCAGCCTCTGGCACGAACTTTTAAAGCAACTAAAAACCAAAGTAATACTTTTATGCTGTCGCTATTAAAAACACCTAATCGCGTAGACGATTTTCAATGGGTAGGGCAAATATATGAAAGCTATGCTGTGCTTGTTGGACTAGAGAGCAGGCCAGAGATAGAGTTAGCAACACTAGAAAGTGCTAAACCCTACATGATAGGGACTGTACGAGGCTATCACTCAGAGTACTTTCTACGTGAAAATGGCTATGTAGAGAATGAAAACTTGTCGTTAAGCGTCACGAGTAAACACTTATGGGCTATGCTTTTTAATAAACGCATAGATTTGGTATTAACCAATTACATGGCCTTAGACCGAGATATCAAAAAAGCGGGCTTTGACGCCGCTAATATCAAGCCTTATCTATCATTACCTAATTTCCCTAATAAACTACATATAGCAACGGGGTTAACAACCCCTGCAGTCACAGTAGAAAAATTATCTGTCGCCTTGTCTGAAATTAAAAAATCGGGTCTTTATCAGAATATCTTAACTAAATATAATTTATAA
- a CDS encoding GGDEF domain-containing protein, with translation MVKRTQSEIMLLILSAISAIIISPFVYYRYIDGDVIVAFVDALIILALGIFFVFVYKTRKIATAKMILAIFLVIAIVLAVSIRGQSHLYWLYPAIIAFYYTLPERIAGVICLIAITLIALHISSTLSHINFFTIVMSLLLTTIFSYTIFSNYRKTNEKLALLATIDPLTLSGNRRALNIKLSEILADQQRQASDVSLLLLDLDLFKRVNDQHGHAVGDQVLVEVTQVLRSNTRALDALFRYGGEEFVIVPLKVDLAAALIVAEKLRLLVAQHKYVNDLKITISIGVAQYRVGETAEAWIARADAALYKAKDAGRNKVMSAMVQ, from the coding sequence ATGGTGAAACGGACGCAATCAGAAATAATGTTGCTAATATTAAGCGCTATATCAGCTATCATCATTTCTCCTTTTGTCTACTATCGTTATATTGATGGAGATGTGATTGTTGCCTTCGTCGATGCTTTAATCATTCTAGCCTTAGGCATATTTTTTGTCTTTGTCTATAAAACGAGAAAAATAGCCACTGCAAAAATGATCTTAGCCATCTTTTTAGTGATTGCTATTGTTTTGGCTGTGTCGATAAGAGGTCAATCACATTTGTATTGGCTATATCCTGCCATTATCGCTTTCTATTACACCTTACCTGAACGTATCGCAGGTGTTATTTGCTTGATTGCCATTACATTAATCGCTCTACATATTTCATCAACGCTAAGTCATATCAATTTTTTTACCATTGTAATGTCTTTATTACTAACCACTATTTTTTCCTATACGATATTCAGTAATTACCGTAAAACTAATGAAAAACTTGCCCTATTAGCAACAATTGATCCGCTAACGTTGAGTGGCAATCGTCGAGCGTTGAATATTAAGCTTTCAGAGATTCTTGCTGATCAGCAACGACAAGCCTCGGATGTTTCCTTACTTTTACTTGATTTGGACCTATTTAAGCGCGTTAATGATCAGCATGGCCATGCGGTAGGTGATCAGGTACTTGTGGAGGTAACTCAAGTGCTAAGAAGTAATACTAGAGCATTAGATGCCTTATTTCGTTATGGTGGCGAAGAGTTCGTTATTGTACCGCTGAAAGTCGATTTGGCCGCAGCGTTGATTGTTGCAGAAAAACTAAGGTTATTAGTGGCGCAGCATAAATATGTTAATGATCTTAAAATCACTATATCAATTGGTGTGGCGCAATATCGTGTCGGTGAAACCGCTGAGGCATGGATCGCCCGTGCCGACGCTGCACTCTACAAGGCAAAAGATGCCGGGCGAAATAAGGTTATGTCAGCCATGGTTCAATAG